A stretch of DNA from Electrophorus electricus isolate fEleEle1 chromosome 18, fEleEle1.pri, whole genome shotgun sequence:
ATAGGTTCAATTGTCAAGGTGCACACATCCTGTCATACTGAGaaatatgtaagttgctttggataagaaTGTCTGTCAAATGCCATACATCTAAATGAACTGATGCATATTTTAGCTGCCATAAGTCATAAGTGAGTCCATAATGTCTTTCCATCTTCCTCAgaaccaaacaaacatgaaatgcCTGTACTGATAATTGTTGCTGGATGTGTGTTGGCTGTTCCTTTGGTGTTTATCTGCTTctgtaagtaaaaaaaaaagaaaaaaaaaaaaagcccatttATATAGAACTGTTATTCTCCCCAGTTGAGGATAATCGTGTAAACAGTTTCTTTTATGAAAGATATGGTCACATGCAACCAGTATAATCCAAACTTCTTCCGCTCAGCTTGCTCCTTCATATTAATCTTCCTCTAGGGCAGTTTTGTAGACTGTGCATGGGACGGGGCTTCTCAAAGCCCAGCCTTAGCTCCACCTCCACAGGACTGATGGGAGTGCTGGTGGTGTACCCACCCATAGACGCCATGTTCCAGTGTGCTGTGATGGCCCTGGCTGACTTCTTGCATAGCCACAAGGAGCTTGAGATATGCATCGACATGTGGCAGAGGGGCAGTCTGGCAGAGCAGGGGATGCTCCGCTGGCTCACCTCCCAGATCGATCGTGCCGACAAAGTGCTCGTCATCTTTCCGCCTGGATGCACCGACACTGGTATCGGCACCAATGGTAACGTTATGCATCGTTTTACTGTGAACAGTCCGTAtcatgcatatatgcacattGTTCTCCAGCTGTTTCGGTGGTGCTCAGCTGATCCCTGCCTCTTGTTGATTCTTGTCCTTTGTCAAAGGTTTAGGTTTACTGGAACTCATTACCAGTGAGCCTATGCCATACAATACAGTTTTAGCTGTGTTCTATGTATCTATGACTAGTCTCACTTATCCAAATGGTGACAAATTTGTCATTAAAATGCTGTGACAGTAAATATCATAGATGTCAAGCTTAATAGCTGTATTTACTTAAGAGCTGCAAATATGTAATACTTAATCACTTGGCTCCAGGTAGGATTCTCATGTTTCCAATATACTGCACTTTGCATTCATTTTGATCAATACAATATGTAACAATTGACCTTAATAGTTcttttgaaattaaacaatatacaataaacaTCAATATTCAATAATAAAGGCTAGTATATCCAGCTCATACTAAACAGCTACCATGTTTCTTTGCAGGCTGTCTAAATCCCAACCCAGTCCTAGCCAATTACACAGTCCCAGCTTCAGCCCACGAACTTTACTCCCTGGCTCTGAATCTGGTTATGATGGATGCCTATGACCCCCAGCTCTGCAGCAAGTTCTGGGTGGTGCACCTGGGCCAGGCGGGGGACCCCCCCACTGTCCCAGTGGCGCTCCAAAGCTGCAGGGCCTTCAGTCTGCCCAGAGACCTGGAGAAGCTCCATTATGAACTGGCCTGCAGGCATGGGGAGAAGTGGTCGAGCCTGGGCTGCAGGTTTCAGCCAATCCCCTGCCAAGAAGCCTCCAGGAAGTTTAGGGAGGCCTTGCTGAACCTGGACAGGAGTCGTATGGACTGCTCAAAGGAGGAGAAGGTTCGTCTCACAGATGTGGAGAATAAGCTTTAAAAGAGCACAAATACTATAcgtttcttttatatttttccatgGTGTCCATTTGTGTGGCATTATGTTCCAAAAACAATTTATACATCACCATTTTACCTTGCTTTATGCCTTAGAATTAAAAGGTGCAGTAACAAACAACCTATTGAAGATGGACACACAAGGTCTATTCTGAACTCAGAGCTGAGAAACACCTGACAATGTAAATGAGTGGGGCTAAATATGCAAGTTAGTTTCTCATGACATCAAAGAAACAGTGATTGCAAAACAGTGTTTTTGCAGCTTAGATTCCATATGTGGACTGTATGGTCTGGGGGAGTGAATggtaacaatatttacatattacttcaaaatACTTTTTCAGTAAAgtaaggaaaatgtatttttccatgATGGGGACCCTTTAAACAAAGCCAtgcttcctctccctctgatCTGGGGGCCAGTTACTCAATTACCAAATTAAACTGACTCATTCCCATTCTTGaatactgtattttttatttaaaagtaagCTCACACACCATTGCTTATTCCAGTTTTTAATACTAGtactccatttaaaaaaacaaaacatgtccagttttaaaaaaaaacaaaacaaatatgtacaGCTGCTATACAGGGACGTAGAGCGCTCTCTCAGTGAAATTGAGAATTTTAGACACACATGCTTGGTGTAAagcatccctctctctcacacacacacacacacacacacacacacacacacacacctcaccagACAAAGGCTGCTCGTTCACGGAGCATACGTGCACCAAATCGTTGCCACTCCCGCTGGTGGATCCACAGCTCCTGGGTGGTGTCCAGACATGCCAGCACTGCCCCACCCTTCCACGCAGTCACCTGAGGGTCCATGTCCTGTAGTGGGGCATCGGGGTCAGTTCCTGCTGGACTTCGCCAATCGACATAGGGTGTGCTATTCTGTGCTATGCTGCTGTCCTTACTGTAACCCATACTTGTGTAACAGTGCCTTATGAAATGTTACTCTCCTTAAATTACATTACGTGCTGTCAGATGCTGACTTATGTAGGAAGTTCCACATACAAACCAGTCAATTACaaattgcattgcattgctgAATGTATAGAAAATTAAGGGTGCTTGTACATTTCAGCTGATGAGTCTGTTTCAAGAAATGAGCAATGTCAAAGTACAGCATGTCTATTCAATGTTCATCCACACTGACTGAAGTATAGATGAAGATGCTAAATAATCATCAGTGAGGGTGTACTAATACATAGATGAATTTCATGAGtgtttatattcaaatatacatgcaaCACCTACACACGCTGATTATAACTAAAGTAACACTTATTAATCACACCTTTCTCAGTCCCCAATGTGTCAATGAAATTTAGTGTCAATGGAATTTAGAAAGAAATTTCAACTGCCATTTATCTCTATAATTATACTGTATTGCATTGCAAACAACCACAGCCACCTGTCTCTCATATGAACTCAACAGTGTCCCTTATGTATAGAAAATGGTCCCCCTCCCAAATTAGAAGTGGTTGACTAGACAGCTCACTGAGAGAAAAGGTCAAAGGAAGCTGCAAATGCATACAATTCAAAATATGGTTTACAATTAGTGAAGAGACAGCAAAATATTTAACAGTTTCCTTGCAAATTTAGTCACTGCTAAATTTACCGCTCTTGAAGTTTTATCCATCTAACTATCTAATGAGTGTTAGGTATAATGCTGTCTTATGAGAAATAATGCTACACATGCTTCTGTGCAAATACCTTTGGCCGTGTGATGACTTCCACGTTCTCAACAAGACGCCGGAATGATGGAGGCATCTTATTGAGCAGGCGCTGCTGCAAGAACTCCTGTGCCCCGTGGAAAAGGAGCCCGCCTCCCACGACCAGGATCGAGCTGTACATCTTCCGCTTCGTCTCGTCTGATGCTGCAACAAACGCCCATGAGACAAATGAGCAACGCTCACAGTTCTAACCTCTTGCCAGCATTCAGGCATACCACTATGTGAGATGTGCGCCTCACTAGCAAGCTGCTGTTGTTGGTGACgacatacagacagataaaTGAACAGCTAAACTATTGTCAAAATTTTCAAGCGACATCTTAGACATGCTCTAAATCTATTCAGTATTGTGTGATCTTCAGAGATGCAGACTTACAGATCACTATATTGACATGTCTAGGGAAGAAACAGCAGCAAGAGAAAACTTTGTTTTTACCACAACAGTCTATGCTGTGCAGGATAGCCTTGTCCAGTCCAAGTGCTTTGCCCTCAAACTGGGATACTGCAGACTTTCTGGACAAAAGAACAGAGGGCGTGTCTTCTGGATCTGCCCCACCCACCAGACACTCCCCTGGTGCATGACCCAACTCCACTTCTTGGCCATGGTTTCCTCTTTCTACCTGGTCACCTCCTTGACTGCTGCTGCTTTCACCCTCGAAGCCAGAGGGCTTAGAAAGATTCTTCCGTTCAGTGGCTTTGGAAGACTGATGAAGGAATTAATCAATCAAATCGCTGcgtttttgcttttctttgacAAATTTCAAATGTATGCCAATAAAACTAAGAGGGATAGAAAACATGATGGTCAGCTTCCATCTGGGCAGTATCAAGAAGATGCACCTGGTCTTGTTTGCTCTGGGTACTCAGTAGGTAGTGCTCATCATGAGGGTCCTCTGGGTCTCCGTGAGAGCGGTGCTGCAGAGTGGTCATCTTCTGCCCCACGATTCCAAAAGCCGCAGGGTAGAACAGAGCCATAGGCGCCTATTATGAAGAAGGTCAGAAGGTGGAAAGAAGTGGGACACGtacaagaaaaacagaactTTAAGGAACAGCATGGCATGATTGCGATTTTGGTTTTCCTAGAGCAAAATGCTTACCTTTCAGCCACACTGGCCTTTCAGCTGCAGTATAAAGATACAGAATTTGGACATGTCTTGTCATATATTGGCACTTTTACAAAAACTGTTCAAATTGGGTTTGCCAAACTAATCCAGTAATGGTGCCTGCATGCTACACATAGACTTATAACAAAGAGAGGGCATGTGAACTTTGccagtgtatttaaaaatctgGGGAAATCCTTGTGCAGGATCTGAAGAGGTTAGTTTGCCACAATTCACACTTCTGTGATATATGCatactggtttcttgaacacagcgtgccttttttttttttttttttttttgggtgaaaatttttatatatatatatgaatgagagagagagagagagagagagagagatgagctaGAATGCTATGAACATTGCAAGTATAACAAAGAACTAGTCAGTTTTGCTCTATATCCTATTATACTGGCTAGTGGCTATagataaatattacatttatttttagcctTTAGCAATGTTAGGAGAATATCTGCCTTAACATCTGTTTCTTATGTTTAATAGTAATCTCCAAAACCATTCTTTCAGAAACAATTCTTTCAGTGAACTGATTGAGCTGGTTCACAAGTCTGTCAGGATAAGATTTTATGTAGTTATCTAGCTAATGACAGATTAAGATCTTAAAAAGTAAATGGTACTGTGTAGCCCAGCATTAAAAACAACCACTTCAAATGCTCTCATATTTTCTGTCTGACTGCACCTCGACTTCCTGAGCATGCACTGCAGTGCACGTCTGTGGTTTCACAGAAAGAAGGATGGTTGTGCAAAAAAGCAGACTTTGGTGCTAGCCTGGCACAAACAGTTAATTGCCATTCAGGACTGTAGATCAACCTTGTACCAGGTACAGGTTCCTGCGCCTGTTGCCCTGGAGTGGCAGATACCAGTATTTACTGGTATTAGGTAAACCAGTATTAGGTTTGTTTGGTCAGTGGTGGCAAACACTGTTCTGGGTCGATAAGACTGAATGAAGTCTGGCCCTGGATGGTAGAGGATGTGGAGTGGAGCTGGGACAACTTGAAGACCGAGTTAAGTTTAGGGAATTCTTTCCAGAggcttttctttctctcgctctctcaataTACTATCAGGCAACATTCAGGTAGCATTGTCTATGctgcatttttgttatttacagCATGATGTGTATTGCCTCATTGTATTATCCAACCAATTgcaatgtgtaatatatataaatccaaTATCTTCAACTGACGTGAATTTCATCTCTTCATATCACATCACATAATATATGCTTAAAGTCTTCACTAATCAGAGAGAAGAACAAAGTTTTGTATATTGCAGAATCAATTCCTTATAAAAGTATCCAATCTCTGTCGCACATTTACAAGGATAAACCATAAATACACTAGCAGTAAACCACTGACAAAGCAGTTGTTTTAGTTAGCTATACATATTCACATGACTTATGCTGGGCTATGCAATAGAATCATTTGAAGGCAGAAATTTATTAAAAGTTTTCCACACATTAAACCTTGACTCTCAACTATTTCCATTACTGGTTGTAAGCAAGCAGGATATAAGTAAACAGAGTattaacccccaccccccacatgcACTGAACTATAGGGAACTAAAATTAGCTGATGCACCCATTACAACAAACTACTAAACCTACACATTCCAGGGTGGAAGCTGATCTTATGCACGTCAGAGAACTTCTATAGCATATATGCACAGGGAATGCCAGTTGGGTTCTCAGGACAGACCCAAACACCTGAGCAATTCCTTACCTGCAATTTCTCGTCACCTAACCGCAACTGGTACAAGAACACTGGGCATTCTGGGAAACGTGTGCGAAACTCATGGTCTTGAAGTCCACAAATGTCCTGCGGAGGAGAGGTTCTTTAAGATTTCAGAACCCCTTTCAGAGCTATGAGACTAGGACACGTTGGCACGCCCATACCTGGTCAAGATGGCAAAAGGTCTCTTTAAGCTGCTGCAATAGCATGCAGTCAAGTCGGCTGGTCAGCTGACACTCTCTGTAGGGAAAGCCTGCTCGTTGCATCAGCCAAAAGAAGAACCGCGTCACATCAGAGCCACCATACGCGAGACACAGCCTGCAGGTAGCAAAGCACGCAGTACTGCATATAGAACATAACAGCTTCCTCAGAGTAATCTGCACACCAAACATGGTAGATGTGCTGGTTCATTTGTAGTGAAATGGCAACAAATGTGGCAAACTGGTCAATGACTAACATTAGGCAGATAAAAGCAACTACACTGAATTGAACAGTGAAATTAAGCCATACTAAATTCAATAACTGCTCTTTGGTTTTTGCCATTATGTACAAAGGGTCATGTAAAAATGAGAACAAGCAGGAATATTTACTAATTTTATTCATGGAAAATCGTTATCCCAAAAGCAGTTAGAATTTCATTAGGTCTTCAGTCTTTTATAAGTTTCTTTAACAAAACGTGTGTTGTTACAGTGAAGACTCCAAACAGTATtactgtaataacagtaattactCTACTGTTGCCAAATGCATTTCTGACTGAATCAGAATGTCAGTCTGCAAAGGAAAGCGTGCCCCCTGCCTTTCAACCCATGTTATTGAAAGGACTTCAAATCTTTATAACCCAAACATTATCTTACCATCTGAGATACTATTGCTATTTCACTCAGCCATACAAAAACTATTCTTGCACATTTTACATCCAGATGTGCCATAATCTTCCCTTGTCTgtcttcacaaaaaaaaacccacatttctCCATCTTTCACTTACCTAGAGTTACGGTGGGATACACCATCTTCCACACAACACAGGCTGGTCTTCTGATCCCCCACATCTACCACACATGCACTGCTCAAACCACTGCCAAAGGTAGCACATACTGACTCTTGGTGTACCACAATAGctagagagtgcaagagagagaacgCGAGAGACACTCAAGAAAACTGCTTTTTTGTAGCACATTGTGAAACTAGCTCATTTACAATAATTAACTTTCAGATTATGCATATCATTCTGCCAAGGTCCAAGTGGAGAAACGTCCCGATAACAATGGATCTCTTACCTGAAAAGCCCATTTTAAGGAGGACCATATTGACCACCTCTTTCACATGCTGTCTATTATAGATGTCTGGGATCAGTAGAATGCACCTGTAATACTGAAAGCCAATCAGAAGAGCACAAAATCAAATCATGCCCATCAGCTAATCAACTACTGGAACAGTACCATGTGTTACTGGGGTCATACCTTCAGGTCTTTGAGAGGGATTTCTAGAAGCTTCTGAATGGCATGGGACCAGATGGTCTCCAAGTCTTCTAGTATAGCAGTCAGTGACCCACCAGGCCTACTGTGGACATTCAGCTGACCTCTGCAGATAGGCCAGTGGATACTATATGAGTCTGTGGGGTTTACATTTAATGCCTGCAGGGAAATGGCCAAAAAAAGGATGAGGAAAATTATTGAAAATGATAGAGGAGGAGAAGTGGTGGGCTGCAAGTCCTTAAGATTACAGAAGCGGTATCCTCTTGACTTCCTAGATTTTAGTCCTTGAAACATTCTTTCATTATTCAATTGCTAGTAATAAAAAGCATATAGTAAAAGCTTAATCAAAACCCTGTTACACAATGCATGTCACAATGTGAGAAAATGCCACCATGCTTATGACAGCCATGAATAGGAGTTAATGACTCTTAATACCAATTATACTCTTCTCACCTCTTCTCCTACCAAGTACTCTGGttgatgagctgtgtgtgtccatttcaGTCTTGAGTTAGGGTCCAAAATGGCTGGTCGGATCTGCCGGTTGTACACTCTAGCCTGtcaacaaacagacatgtttcCCCATTAGCAATTCACCTCAAATCTACTGATATGCATTCTATTGACTAGAGAGAGAATGTACTTGTTCAGCAGAAACTGGAGTTCTTCTGGCACCACTGGACATTTTCTTGGACCAGATGGCCTGGTCCACCATTTTTAGACCGTTTTGCCTTTGCTCATTACTCTCCGGtctctaaagaaaaaaaaggagccCAGAGCCATACTGTACACATTTCAGTTTCTGATTAAAATTTCAGATAACGTAAGTGTTTCTTAAGCAGCCTATGAATGATTTAATGCACgagaaggaaaggaaaggaagctAATAACACAGAGGTATTCCAACTTACGTTTAGCCCTTCTCGTAACAGCCAAGGATCTTCATATCGCGACTGACCGGGTTGTTTATGTCTACGGGAAATGACATGGGGAACACTGATgggcagtgtgtctgtagctcGGCCGATGCGGAGAGTTTGTGATCCAGG
This window harbors:
- the LOC113580450 gene encoding interleukin-17 receptor B isoform X2 — encoded protein: MQTSPPVQLSYKCQYDPPFTSKQANYTGLEQLWFHFTITDIHTEPNGIYSVTAYNLPTPPINASGQKLKSKAVQAPGCDDEQMKNYSICLRQLNNELWNISAVREEDEVEVTFKSHSDSNYYEIRLLRGTNILNISKVVTGKKITTVKRKLKYSGPCENLEIWISPNFEHCEPVCDTVKCKVDCEEPNKHEMPVLIIVAGCVLAVPLVFICFWQFCRLCMGRGFSKPSLSSTSTGLMGVLVVYPPIDAMFQCAVMALADFLHSHKELEICIDMWQRGSLAEQGMLRWLTSQIDRADKVLVIFPPGCTDTGIGTNGCLNPNPVLANYTVPASAHELYSLALNLVMMDAYDPQLCSKFWVVHLGQAGDPPTVPVALQSCRAFSLPRDLEKLHYELACRHGEKWSSLGCRFQPIPCQEASRKFREALLNLDRSRMDCSKEEKVRLTDVENKL
- the actr8 gene encoding actin-related protein 8 isoform X1, which encodes MTQAEREQENEKDKDKEREKDKEKEQRGVKRPIVPPAIPEPLQEQIQTNFIVVINPGSQTLRIGRATDTLPISVPHVISRRHKQPGQSRYEDPWLLREGLNRPESNEQRQNGLKMVDQAIWSKKMSSGARRTPVSAEQARVYNRQIRPAILDPNSRLKWTHTAHQPEYLVGEEALNVNPTDSYSIHWPICRGQLNVHSRPGGSLTAILEDLETIWSHAIQKLLEIPLKDLKYYRCILLIPDIYNRQHVKEVVNMVLLKMGFSAIVVHQESVCATFGSGLSSACVVDVGDQKTSLCCVEDGVSHRNSRLCLAYGGSDVTRFFFWLMQRAGFPYRECQLTSRLDCMLLQQLKETFCHLDQDICGLQDHEFRTRFPECPVFLYQLRLGDEKLQAPMALFYPAAFGIVGQKMTTLQHRSHGDPEDPHDEHYLLSTQSKQDQSSKATERKNLSKPSGFEGESSSSQGGDQVERGNHGQEVELGHAPGECLVGGADPEDTPSVLLSRKSAVSQFEGKALGLDKAILHSIDCCASDETKRKMYSSILVVGGGLLFHGAQEFLQQRLLNKMPPSFRRLVENVEVITRPKDMDPQVTAWKGGAVLACLDTTQELWIHQREWQRFGARMLRERAAFVW
- the actr8 gene encoding actin-related protein 8 isoform X2, giving the protein MVDQAIWSKKMSSGARRTPVSAEQARVYNRQIRPAILDPNSRLKWTHTAHQPEYLVGEEALNVNPTDSYSIHWPICRGQLNVHSRPGGSLTAILEDLETIWSHAIQKLLEIPLKDLKYYRCILLIPDIYNRQHVKEVVNMVLLKMGFSAIVVHQESVCATFGSGLSSACVVDVGDQKTSLCCVEDGVSHRNSRLCLAYGGSDVTRFFFWLMQRAGFPYRECQLTSRLDCMLLQQLKETFCHLDQDICGLQDHEFRTRFPECPVFLYQLRLGDEKLQAPMALFYPAAFGIVGQKMTTLQHRSHGDPEDPHDEHYLLSTQSKQDQSSKATERKNLSKPSGFEGESSSSQGGDQVERGNHGQEVELGHAPGECLVGGADPEDTPSVLLSRKSAVSQFEGKALGLDKAILHSIDCCASDETKRKMYSSILVVGGGLLFHGAQEFLQQRLLNKMPPSFRRLVENVEVITRPKDMDPQVTAWKGGAVLACLDTTQELWIHQREWQRFGARMLRERAAFVW